Genomic window (Chionomys nivalis chromosome 7, mChiNiv1.1, whole genome shotgun sequence):
ccagaTCTCATTTGTAATGTGGGAGGAAAGGCCAGTTTTCCTGTCTTGAATAGAAAGGCCATCAAGAATCTTTCCAGTACCCCACCCAAGAGCTGGAGTGGTTTGGACCCGGATTGCAGGAGAAACAGAAGGCATCTTCCAAAAGGGACATGTCCAGGAGAGTACCTTGAGACCCAACCCTTGCCATGTGCTCCTTCCAGGACTTACCCCTCTAATTTGTCCCTTACCTCTGTTGGGTCCAGAGTTGTCACTGGAGGCTCAAGAATGGGGATGTCTCTGAGGGTGTGGGGGGCACTTAGAGACCACACCCTTGCCCCAAGCTGCCCAGCCCAACCTAGCCacaccctccctgcctgcctgcctgcctgcctctgattaGGATATAGGGGTTGGGGCACCTGGCAGGAGATCTTGCCTGGCTATGTACTGGCTGGAGGCCTCAGCACCCAGGATCTGTAGCTTCAAGTGCCACCTCAAAGCTCAGGCCTCCTGAGACCCAAGCTAGCAGATATAGAGACTGGGTGACCCTTGGGGTTTGGGGCATGAAAGGCCAGGGGCATACTGAACAGGGACATGGAGCTAACTCCGTTTAGAGCCTTCTGGGGAGGTGGTGATTCATGGCTGCTTCATAGACGGGGGCACGTGCCAAGAGGAAATCAGAAGGCCTGCTAAGGCCAGGTGTCAAAGCAGGCTCAGCAGCCCCCCAGAAGCCCATCAATCTCCCATGAAGGTGTAAAGGACTCAGGGCTGGCCAGTCATAGCAAGGGGCTATTTCCCTGAGGCCATCTCTCCAAGATACTGGTACACCTTGATGCAGTTGTCCCCTGCATCTGCCACCACCAGTTGGCCCTGGGGAGCACAGGCTATACCCAAGGGCCTCTCTAGTCCCTCCAACTGCAAGCAGATGGGTGGCCCAACCCGGGGGAACAGGGTTACTTGGTGCTTCTGCTCATCAGCCACAATAATGCTACCCTCTGAGTCAGAGCACACACCTGCTGGCTGGCCGAAGCTATGCCCAGTCAGGGTTCCCAGGGAGCCCAGAGGCTGGTGGGCACTGCCAAACAGCTGTACATCCCCAAATTCTTCACTCACAGCAAGGCCCCCATCAGGCCCTGGACCTACCCAACAGGGGCCCTCTAGACCTAGCATGGAAGTTGGAGCCAGGGCCTCCCAAGTTGGTCCCAACATGAAGCTGTGCACAGTTCCAGGCAAATAGTCTGTCACCAGGAAGTGGCCAAAGGCATCCACAGTCAACCCTCGGGGGGACAAGAATGTGCCTACAGTCACCCAGCGGCCCTGGGGTTCCCGGGAAGTGTACCGGAGTGCATACACGGCCCCATGGATGAGGTCACTGACAACCACAAGCCCGGAAGCTGTCACAGCCACATCCTCTGGAACAAAGGCTCCAGTTCTAGGCACGCGGCAGGGTAGTTGACAAATGGATCGTCCCTCAAGATCCAGCACATGGACACAGGATGCAGCACCAGCTGTCAAGAAGAGCAGGCCATCTGGGGAGCAGTGCAGGCCTCGGGGGGCCCCGGCAGCCCCTGCAGGTACCAGGATTTGCCCCAGAAGCCGGGGCTGCCGGGAGTGACTGGCATCTCTTAGCTGGTCCAGCCTGAGATCAGGCCCTTAGGTGTAGATGGCTAGAAGTAGGGGTGGCTCAGGAGCTCAAGGAGTCAGGATAGATGGGAGGCCAAGGGCAGTAAATCAGTCGGTCTCAGCTTCCCCGCAGCTGCAAAAGAGTTGGGACACCCATGGGTGCTGATGGTGACTGGTGGGTGCTGGCGCCCTCCTACTGAACCGGTGAGGAGCTGAactgagatggggggggggggtaagactGAGCTGTGTTCACCTGGTCCCCAAGCCCAGAAGCCATACAGGTGGCGAGATGTCTGCAACAGTGGTCCAAGAGACACCACCCACGCAAGAAGGTCAAAGGTTTTGCTCTGAAGCCCAAATCGCAGGCATCGCTGTGTCCCAGCttaggagggaggggagagagataaGCAGCTTCTCTCAAACTCATCAGCCCTGAGATTCTCCCACAGGGTTGGCCTAAGCTCCTGTTagtgttccaccaccaccaccacacgtAGCCCCTCTGCTTTGACCAGAGAGTGAGCCGAACCCCAGCCCCCCAGGGCTCTCCACTTGCCCCTTCCACAGAGACTAGGATATCCCTTACCTAGGACCAGGCTCCTGCCCTGGACTTTAACTCATGCCTCTGTTGTTAGAGACAGgctgggtgtgtgtttgtgtggcgGGGTAGGGAGTAGGGGAGGAGTCACCAGACAAGTCCCCTGCAGGGACAAGTTGagcaaggaggcagggaggggctgtTTGGGTTGAGTCCCTGGCCTCCAGGCCTGCACCCTCCTGCTTGGGTCTTCCCATGGGCCTTACCCTTACTCTGGACACTTCCTACTGTCCCTTCATAGCTGAAAGTCTCAGACAAGCCTGCCCTCTCCAGAAGGGACCCAGAGTTCTCTACAACAATAGGCCGCCCCTCCAGGCAGGACCTTTGTGTGAGGAACAAACTTTGGTCACCCTCTTGCCACCTCCACCAGGAGGTCAAGCTGGCAATGTGGCCTCCCAGGATCAGAAACCAGGATGCAGTAGGCACATGGGGGTACAGATTTAGGACTTGAGGTTCCTCGAACACCTGGCTCTGCCCCCAGTGGTTCCCCAGGAAGCCTTCAAGTCAGTAGTGTCCAGCTAGCGTTTGTCAGCTTCGGCCTGCAGCCGCACAGCCCCCCGCCCCGGGTCCAGCCAGCCAGAACTCTCGCCCCAATAACACCCGCAAAGTCTCACAGTGGGGTGGCTACCTGATGCTATCACCAGGTGGATGGTTAATGGAGCAGCTGAAGGTCCTGTTTGGACTGGCCCCAGCCTGGTCAGTCCAGCCCCAGTGAGAACAGTGCCTCCTCCGAGGGCAGTTTGTACTTCAGGGCATTCCTGGGTGGGCATGGAGGCTACAGCCCAGCTCCCCGGGGAGAAAAGTAATTTGCTATGGCTGGGGGGCCCCAGCAGCCCTCCCTGGCTGTCTCCCACCCTGGCCTGTGGAAGGCCGAGCAGGGCTGTACTGGGAGGGAAGCAGTGAGCTGTGAAGGCCACTGATGCCTATCATGGCTGCAGGGACTGGCGGGGGGCCCAGGAAGGCCACACGGGGTGAGCAGCCTGGAGCCATAGAAGGCAGGAGGCTTTGACCACCACAGGCAAAGCTGGCATCGGGCTGCTTGGATGGATTCAGGCCCAAGGACGAGCAGGGTCCTTGCCCATCCCCTGTGAGCTGAAACAGACCAGGTCATCCTGACATGTCTGCCTCTCTGCCACTCTTCCCTGAGTCCCATCCCTTGGCCCCAGACTCTTTGGAAGAACCAAGTCCACAATAAGGACTTTGAGGCCCAAGGTGAACCCCAGCATGGTGTCCTAGACACTGCTCCCAGGGATGCCCAGGCCAGGGACATTTCCTCGAGGGTGCCCAGGTGCTTATGCagggacagaaaaggaaagaaacccaaGTAGGGAGTTTGAAGGTGGTTTCTATTTTAATGACCGCAACTCTGTCCAATAAATAAATCATGACCTTCCTAAGTCCATGTGACCCTAGAGATAAACCTCTACCATGGGCTAGTGTGGGGGGATGGGGAGCATTTGTCCAGAATGCATGCACACCGACACTGGACAGGCCCAGACAATGGGGCCCAGGCCAGGGAGAGGAGCCCACACATTAAGGTGGCTGTGGACAGACCTCAGTACCTGGGAGGATCTTCAAGCTTGGGGTATCTTTAGGGGTCTGAGAGCTGCCAGCCCCAAGACGATTGCCCCAGCCACTACCAGGAATTCCATGGTCTTCAGAGGCCTGGAGCGGGAGGGCAGGAGGCGGGACGCTGGAGTCAGCCTCGCACTTGGTGGTGTGGCTAGAGAAAGGCTCGAGTCCAGGACCTAGTATCCTGGAGGGCTCAGAGGCCCCCCTTGCCAGCATGGGGCTTGGCTCGGGCAGCCCCCAGGACTCTGCAGGTGCCTTAGTCCCCTTGGCAGGCACCCGCTTCACTGAGAGGTCCAAGGGTGTGTCCAGCGGCCGAGCTGCCCGGGCCAGCGCCTGATGAATGGTGAACAGCTCGCGGCGAATCTTGCCAAGCTGCTCCCGTAGAGGTCTAGGGGCAAGATCCCCAGACGGTACCAGCTGCCCCAAGCACTGCTCCACTCTGACGTAGTCGCCAAAGGCCTGGGTCAGGTCCTCTCCCACTGGGCCCGGACTTCCTAGCACTTGGCCTTGTGGCTGCTGCAGAAGGTGGAcctcagggcctggggcctcaGGATTACCCGGCTCCTTGTCCTCAGGCCAGAATGTCAGGGAGGACCCTGTTGGCAGGCTGAGAAGTAGAAGCCAGTCAAAAGGCTATCCTGCCTGGTAAAGTCCCCCCTAGCCCCGGCCTATGTCTTCTGCTCAGTGTCACCCACAccccagggaaaagaagaggcctAGTCTAGAACGGCacattcaaaagaaaagagaaaaagatctcTTTGGTATCAGATTCCTCTGTGGTCTGGAGTCTCTGCTCCTGGTAAGTAAGCTAAAGATGGCCTCCATCCAGCCCACCctgacacccccaccccaagaccCAAAGATCCTGATACCCACCTGCTCTGACAGCCAAATTTTGCCAGTTTCAAGGGGGCCTTTGGGAGCTCAGGCATATTGCCCGGGGGCAGCCTCTTCTGCTGGTTGCTCTGAGCCACTCGTTCCAGCTCTCCTTCATGACCTGGGTCTCTGGAAGTGCCATGAGGCCAGGGTGCCCCCAGCCCTGGCACAGGCACCTTCAGCAGCCCAGGGGCAGCCAGAGCCCCAGAAGGCCCCTTGAGGGACACGGAGGACTTGGTAGGGGCAGTCCTTCCTGCTGACTGCCCCAGGGTGTGCTCCAGTAGCAGTGGGTAGTACAGGCGGGGGGCCAGGCCTGGGCGCTCGGGTGCCTGTGGGGTTGGGAAGGCTGCAGGGGGCAGCAAGGGACTTGCTGAGGCCAGGAAGGGCATGTGGGCTGCAGCTGCCGCGAGCGAGGGCCCCAGATAGGAGAAGAGGCCTGGGCTGAGAGGGTAGTTGACACCCAGCAACGACAAGTGGAGGCTCTGGGCTTCGGGGAACTCTCCCTGGGCAGGCGGTGGGTAGCAGGGGACACTACTCTCAGAACCCGCTGAAGCTACGGCCCCTAGAGCCCCACTCATCAGACCACCGCTGAGTCCTGGCTTCCACGACTCTGTCAAGAGGCTACTGGGGCCTGGACCTTTCCGGATGGCTCTAGTCAGAGGGGGCAGTGACCCTGGGGACTCCTCTGGTCCAGGTTTGGGGCCCCTGCTACAACGATGCTGGGAAAGGCTGTCAGTGACTAGATCTGGCACAGTAGGCTGGCTACCGGGGTCTGAGAAGTCTATGGAGCAGCTGGGGGTGGGCACCCGAGGCCTGGGCGAGGGGGGCGCACGGCGGCATGCCCAGTCGGGAGAGTCtaacagcagggagagagagtccTTGCAGAGGCTGTACTTCATGTGGTTGTAGAGATGGGACTTCTCCAGGCAGGTGAAGGGGCACTGGAAGCACTTATAGTTATAGGGTTTGCCCCAGGGTCGTGGGATGTAGTGTGGCTTCTTGGGCTTTCTTGACCGTGCCCTTGTCCCAGTGCCCACTCGACATGAACCTGCCTCGCGAGACATGGCAGCCTGCTAGCAGGCAAGCCTGGGCACCATGACCACCTGCAGATAGGAGAGACAAGGACTCAGTTAACACCAGGTCTTCTCGCTCTCTGTTCCTCTTCACTGGGGTCCCTTCATCAGAACTCAAGAAGCCCCTATTTGCTTCACCTCAATGCTTCTGGCCTTTGTACTACAGACCCTTCATCCTTTCGGGAGGAGATGTGGTGGcatttgcctgtaatcccataatttgggaagctgaggtggggggtttctgtgagttccaggatatcctgAGCTACAGGGTGAGATTCTGtctgagaaaggagagagagagagaggaaaaaggaaagggaaaatgaaggCACCTAGATGGTCTGGCCCAGGTACACATAAGTAAGTTTGTAATGTAAGGATGGTCTAAGGAGGACCTAGAAATTGTGAAGAAAAtattgggtttctttttctgaaattaaGCTTAAGTGGGTGTCTTGTATTTTATTTAGCAAGT
Coding sequences:
- the Prr35 gene encoding proline-rich protein 35 — protein: MSREAGSCRVGTGTRARSRKPKKPHYIPRPWGKPYNYKCFQCPFTCLEKSHLYNHMKYSLCKDSLSLLLDSPDWACRRAPPSPRPRVPTPSCSIDFSDPGSQPTVPDLVTDSLSQHRCSRGPKPGPEESPGSLPPLTRAIRKGPGPSSLLTESWKPGLSGGLMSGALGAVASAGSESSVPCYPPPAQGEFPEAQSLHLSLLGVNYPLSPGLFSYLGPSLAAAAAHMPFLASASPLLPPAAFPTPQAPERPGLAPRLYYPLLLEHTLGQSAGRTAPTKSSVSLKGPSGALAAPGLLKVPVPGLGAPWPHGTSRDPGHEGELERVAQSNQQKRLPPGNMPELPKAPLKLAKFGCQSSLPTGSSLTFWPEDKEPGNPEAPGPEVHLLQQPQGQVLGSPGPVGEDLTQAFGDYVRVEQCLGQLVPSGDLAPRPLREQLGKIRRELFTIHQALARAARPLDTPLDLSVKRVPAKGTKAPAESWGLPEPSPMLARGASEPSRILGPGLEPFSSHTTKCEADSSVPPPALPLQASEDHGIPGSGWGNRLGAGSSQTPKDTPSLKILPGTEVCPQPP
- the Nhlrc4 gene encoding NHL-repeat-containing protein 4 — translated: MLGPTWEALAPTSMLGLEGPCWVGPGPDGGLAVSEEFGDVQLFGSAHQPLGSLGTLTGHSFGQPAGVCSDSEGSIIVADEQKHQVTLFPRVGPPICLQLEGLERPLGIACAPQGQLVVADAGDNCIKVYQYLGEMASGK